The following proteins are co-located in the Rheinheimera salexigens genome:
- a CDS encoding S9 family peptidase — protein sequence MKYSALLVSLLLSGTALAKAPLSVEHLNQVNNLYDVTLSPDGRYVAYGQTNGGFSPADTSSDLYLIDLAKSEQQNRLTRLTQSKGREHQLQWSAQSDSVYFITDRSGSAQVWQLSLAGGEALQITDLPLPVTGFIVSADAKQIALSLSVKPGCETLACTVAAKHADSTKKDSAMAYDQLMVRHWDTWLDGYRNQLHVAALDKGLVTAARNLMPEWDTDIAGMAEVAFSPDNQRLVFSAKIPAADQAWHTNFDIFMVSINGGEKQNLTAANPAWDAAPTFSADGRFMAYKAMQRPQAEADRFSLMLLDMVTGQRKELAAEFDRSIIEYKFGPDNRSIYVTTQDVGQRSIYAISTSFGDVRKVFGEGTAGSLHIAADKLVFTNHKLDFPTEVFQLNLDGTELRQLTDINADWRNAVQFGDYEQFSFSGANEETVYGYLVKPWDFDAKKKYPMAFLVHGGPQGSFGNMFNVRWNAQMYAAQGYAVVMVDFHGSTGYGQAFTDSISRDWGDKPLQDLQKGFAHIVKTQPWIDGDRACALGASYGGYMMNWIAGNWPTGFNCLINHAGLYDMPSFYGSTEELWFPERDLGGPVWQEGSDYQKFNPAALADKWQTPMLVIHGLKDYRVPYAQGLGAFTNLQRKGIDSRLVIFPDENHWILNKDNRVRWYNEVFQWLDKYTKQ from the coding sequence ATGAAATATTCAGCATTGCTGGTATCGCTGTTGCTCAGTGGTACGGCCTTGGCTAAGGCGCCCTTAAGTGTCGAGCATTTAAATCAAGTAAATAATCTTTATGATGTGACGTTATCTCCTGATGGTCGGTATGTCGCTTATGGGCAAACTAATGGTGGTTTTAGCCCCGCAGATACCAGCAGCGATTTATATTTAATTGATTTAGCGAAATCAGAACAGCAAAACAGATTAACCCGCTTAACACAAAGTAAAGGCCGTGAGCATCAACTGCAATGGTCAGCACAGAGTGATAGTGTGTATTTTATTACCGATCGTAGTGGTAGTGCTCAAGTATGGCAATTATCGCTAGCAGGCGGTGAGGCCCTGCAAATAACCGATTTACCGTTACCGGTAACCGGCTTTATTGTTTCAGCGGATGCAAAACAAATCGCATTGTCGTTATCGGTTAAGCCTGGTTGTGAAACCTTAGCCTGCACTGTGGCGGCAAAGCATGCAGATAGCACTAAAAAAGATAGCGCTATGGCTTATGACCAATTAATGGTTAGGCATTGGGATACCTGGTTAGACGGTTACCGTAATCAGTTGCATGTTGCAGCGTTAGATAAAGGCTTAGTCACTGCAGCGCGTAATTTAATGCCAGAGTGGGATACCGATATTGCTGGCATGGCAGAAGTCGCATTTTCTCCAGATAATCAGCGCTTAGTTTTCAGTGCCAAAATTCCTGCAGCAGATCAAGCTTGGCACACCAATTTTGATATTTTTATGGTATCTATTAATGGTGGTGAAAAACAAAACTTAACCGCAGCAAACCCGGCTTGGGATGCCGCACCGACATTTTCAGCAGATGGCCGTTTTATGGCCTATAAAGCCATGCAACGACCACAAGCCGAAGCGGATCGGTTTAGTTTAATGTTATTGGATATGGTGACCGGGCAGCGTAAAGAGTTAGCGGCTGAATTTGATCGCTCTATTATTGAATATAAATTTGGCCCGGATAATCGCAGTATTTATGTGACGACTCAAGATGTGGGTCAGCGCAGTATTTATGCTATTAGCACCAGTTTTGGTGATGTGCGTAAAGTGTTTGGCGAGGGTACAGCAGGTTCATTGCACATTGCGGCAGATAAACTGGTCTTCACTAATCATAAGTTAGATTTTCCTACTGAAGTATTTCAACTTAATTTAGATGGCACTGAACTGAGACAATTAACCGATATTAATGCCGATTGGCGTAATGCGGTGCAGTTTGGCGACTATGAGCAATTTAGTTTTAGCGGCGCTAATGAAGAAACCGTATATGGTTATCTGGTAAAACCGTGGGATTTCGATGCTAAGAAAAAATATCCAATGGCATTTTTAGTCCACGGTGGGCCGCAGGGCAGTTTTGGTAATATGTTTAATGTGCGCTGGAATGCCCAAATGTATGCCGCTCAAGGTTATGCCGTTGTTATGGTCGACTTTCATGGTTCAACCGGTTATGGCCAAGCGTTTACTGACTCGATTAGTCGCGACTGGGGCGATAAACCGTTACAAGATTTACAAAAAGGTTTTGCCCATATTGTTAAAACCCAACCTTGGATTGATGGCGATCGTGCCTGTGCGTTAGGGGCGTCTTACGGTGGTTATATGATGAACTGGATTGCTGGTAATTGGCCAACCGGTTTTAATTGTTTAATCAACCATGCTGGTTTATACGATATGCCAAGCTTTTATGGTAGCACTGAGGAGTTATGGTTTCCTGAGCGTGACTTAGGTGGTCCAGTATGGCAAGAGGGCTCGGATTATCAAAAGTTTAATCCAGCAGCGTTGGCCGATAAATGGCAAACACCTATGCTAGTGATCCATGGTTTAAAAGATTACCGGGTACCTTATGCCCAAGGCTTAGGTGCTTTTACTAACTTGCAGCGTAAAGGCATAGACTCACGGTTGGTGATTTTTCCCGATGAAAATCATTGGATCTTAAATAAAGATAACCGCGTTCGTTGGTATAACGAAGTGTTTCAATGGCTGGATAAATATACTAAGCAGTAA
- a CDS encoding fumarate hydratase: MTVIRQQDFIDSIEDALQYISYYHPLDFIKALESAYHKEQNQAAKDAIAQILINSRMSAEGHRPICQDTGIVTCFVKIGMDVKWDKTNLTVQEMVNEGTRRAYLNPDNPLRASIVADPAGGRKNTKDNTPAVVHIDLVAGNQVEVMIAAKGGGSENKTKMAMLNPSDSIVDWVLETLPKMGAGWCPPGMLGIGIGGTAEKAAVLAKESLMEPVDIQQLIDKGAETADEKLRLELYEKVNKLGIGAQGLGGLTTVVDVKINSVPTHAASLPVVMIPNCAATRHLHFHLDGSGPADIQPPKLEDWPQVTWELGSKVRRVNLDQITPAEVQTWRAGETVLLSGKMLTGRDAAHKRIAEMLSKGEALPDGVDFNNRFIYYVGPVDAVGDEVVGPAGPTTATRMDKFTDMMLGQAGLLGMIGKSERGEETVASIKQHKAVYLMAVGGAAYLVSKAIKKSRVVAFADLGMEAIYEFDVEDMPVTVAVDSEGNNVHQQGPAIWKVNIENMAAK; encoded by the coding sequence ATGACGGTCATTCGCCAGCAAGATTTTATCGATAGCATTGAAGATGCATTGCAATATATCTCTTATTATCACCCTTTAGATTTTATTAAAGCGCTAGAGTCTGCTTACCATAAAGAGCAAAACCAAGCCGCTAAAGATGCCATTGCCCAAATACTGATTAACTCGCGCATGTCGGCAGAAGGCCATCGACCCATTTGTCAGGACACCGGCATAGTAACGTGTTTTGTTAAAATAGGTATGGACGTTAAGTGGGATAAGACCAACTTAACCGTGCAAGAAATGGTAAATGAAGGTACCCGTCGTGCGTATTTGAATCCGGATAATCCATTACGCGCTTCTATTGTTGCCGACCCAGCCGGTGGCCGGAAAAATACTAAAGATAATACCCCTGCGGTGGTGCATATTGATTTAGTCGCGGGTAATCAAGTAGAAGTGATGATTGCGGCTAAAGGCGGCGGTTCAGAGAATAAAACTAAAATGGCTATGCTTAATCCATCAGATTCCATTGTCGATTGGGTATTAGAAACCTTGCCAAAAATGGGCGCCGGCTGGTGTCCGCCAGGGATGTTAGGTATAGGTATTGGTGGTACGGCAGAAAAAGCCGCTGTGTTAGCCAAAGAGTCATTGATGGAGCCGGTTGATATTCAGCAGTTAATTGATAAAGGCGCTGAAACGGCAGATGAAAAGTTACGTTTAGAGCTATACGAAAAAGTGAATAAACTGGGTATTGGTGCCCAAGGTTTAGGTGGTTTAACCACAGTGGTTGACGTTAAAATTAATAGCGTGCCGACCCATGCGGCAAGTTTACCGGTTGTGATGATCCCTAACTGCGCCGCTACGCGCCACCTGCATTTTCATTTAGATGGTTCAGGCCCTGCAGATATTCAGCCGCCGAAGTTAGAAGATTGGCCGCAAGTGACGTGGGAACTGGGTAGCAAAGTGCGCCGGGTTAATTTAGATCAAATTACCCCAGCAGAGGTGCAAACATGGCGGGCTGGTGAAACAGTATTATTAAGCGGTAAAATGCTGACCGGTCGTGACGCGGCGCATAAGCGAATCGCTGAAATGCTCAGTAAAGGTGAAGCATTGCCAGATGGCGTTGATTTTAACAACCGCTTTATTTATTACGTCGGCCCAGTTGATGCAGTCGGCGATGAAGTTGTAGGCCCAGCAGGCCCAACTACCGCAACGCGGATGGATAAGTTTACCGATATGATGCTTGGCCAAGCAGGCTTACTGGGTATGATTGGTAAGTCTGAGCGCGGTGAGGAAACCGTCGCCAGTATTAAGCAGCATAAAGCGGTATATTTAATGGCAGTAGGCGGTGCAGCTTATTTAGTGTCAAAGGCCATTAAGAAATCTCGCGTAGTGGCTTTTGCTGATTTAGGCATGGAAGCGATTTATGAGTTTGACGTTGAAGATATGCCGGTAACGGTTGCTGTAGACTCTGAAGGGAACAACGTTCACCAGCAAGGCCCGGCTATCTGGAAAGTAAATATCGAAAATATGGCAGCAAAATAA
- a CDS encoding DsbA family oxidoreductase, translating into MTTIKIDLVSDIACPWCAIGYARLQQALTTIPDISVELEWHAFQLNPDKNAPQEPILQALSKKYGRDENEMRASQEHMIQVATELGLNFSQLQQRYTCNTFDGHRLVKWAATQNKADAMKLALFDAYFGHAKNVADHQVLAQCAEDAGLSKKEAAKILASDKFAAVVTADIAKYQQAGISSVPAFIINNQYLISGAQEPAQLATALQKVATELA; encoded by the coding sequence ATGACCACGATTAAAATAGATTTAGTTTCCGATATTGCCTGCCCTTGGTGCGCAATTGGCTACGCTCGACTACAACAAGCATTAACTACAATACCTGACATTTCTGTCGAGTTGGAGTGGCATGCCTTTCAACTCAATCCAGATAAAAATGCCCCTCAAGAACCTATTTTACAGGCGCTAAGTAAAAAATATGGTCGGGACGAAAACGAAATGCGCGCTTCACAAGAGCATATGATCCAAGTTGCAACTGAGCTTGGGCTTAACTTTAGTCAATTGCAGCAGCGCTATACCTGTAATACTTTTGATGGCCACCGCTTAGTGAAGTGGGCGGCAACGCAGAATAAAGCTGACGCGATGAAACTCGCGTTATTCGATGCCTATTTTGGTCATGCTAAAAACGTCGCCGATCATCAAGTATTGGCACAATGCGCAGAGGATGCTGGATTAAGTAAAAAAGAAGCCGCGAAAATTTTAGCATCTGACAAATTTGCTGCAGTAGTGACGGCAGACATTGCTAAATACCAGCAAGCGGGTATTTCATCAGTACCGGCCTTTATTATCAATAACCAATATTTAATTTCTGGCGCACAAGAACCGGCACAGTTAGCAACCGCCTTACAAAAAGTAGCAACTGAGCTAGCTTAG
- the atcJ gene encoding cold adaptation protein ActJcold adaptation protein ActJ, translating to MINHFRVLGIKTNATDDEIKKAYRRQANKYHPDKILGLSEPEQQYASAQLQRVTSAYNVLIDPKQKAAFIKDFNNVIVPDPAAAMQELWDQFYP from the coding sequence ATGATTAATCACTTTCGGGTACTTGGCATTAAAACCAATGCCACAGATGATGAGATTAAAAAAGCTTATCGGCGACAGGCAAATAAATATCATCCCGATAAAATACTAGGTTTATCAGAGCCAGAGCAGCAATATGCTTCCGCTCAGTTGCAACGCGTCACAAGCGCCTACAATGTGCTTATTGATCCAAAACAAAAAGCGGCTTTTATTAAAGACTTTAACAACGTAATTGTGCCCGACCCTGCCGCAGCCATGCAGGAATTATGGGATCAATTTTACCCGTGA
- a CDS encoding high-potential iron-sulfur protein: protein MKTNRRRFLKLSAGGLVGLSVGGVSLKAFANEQLDAENPQAKALQYTHQSEKEDANCANCALIQGTEGEEWRPCAIFPGKLVHSDGWCAAWAQKPA from the coding sequence ATGAAAACTAATAGAAGGCGTTTTTTAAAGTTATCCGCAGGTGGCTTGGTAGGCTTAAGTGTGGGTGGTGTTAGTCTTAAGGCTTTTGCCAATGAGCAATTGGATGCAGAAAACCCACAAGCGAAGGCATTACAATACACGCACCAGTCAGAAAAAGAAGATGCTAATTGTGCTAATTGTGCTTTAATCCAAGGTACTGAAGGTGAAGAGTGGCGGCCTTGTGCAATATTCCCAGGCAAGTTAGTTCACAGTGATGGCTGGTGTGCCGCATGGGCGCAAAAACCAGCGTAG
- a CDS encoding L-serine ammonia-lyase, which yields MIISAFDMFSIGIGPSSSHTVGPMRAAKKFTDELLEKQLLDSVATVKVELFGSLGQTGIGHGTGKAVILGLAGYLPETIDPDLVPALLKQVNDEQLLRLAKQHPVKFPREGAIVFHRRKTLKAHSNGMELIAYDSANNIVMRDIYFSIGGGFIVKEEEFAKEKEAATQFATSNPPPFPFESGAEILALCKEHGLSVSGLMLENEKVLRTPAEITDQLNNIWLTMRACIDRGIKTEGILPGGLKVKRRAPALYKRLIAEKSNDPLQVMDWVNLYALAVNEENAAGGRVVTAPTNGAAGIIPAVLMYYDRFIQPVTPDIAVQYLLTAAAIGILYKKNASISGAEVGCQGEVGVACSMAAGALTEIQGGTPLHVENAAEIGMEHNLGLTCDPVGGLVQVPCIERNAMGSIKAINASRLALRGTGEQKVSLDKVIKTMWDTGKDMQTKYKETSRGGLAVNIIEC from the coding sequence ATGATTATTAGTGCATTTGATATGTTTAGCATTGGTATTGGTCCTTCGAGCTCCCACACTGTTGGCCCTATGCGCGCAGCAAAAAAGTTTACTGACGAGTTATTAGAAAAGCAGTTGCTCGACTCCGTGGCTACCGTGAAAGTCGAATTATTTGGCTCTTTAGGCCAAACCGGTATTGGTCACGGCACAGGTAAGGCCGTCATACTTGGCTTAGCCGGTTATTTACCCGAGACGATTGATCCTGATTTAGTGCCAGCATTATTAAAACAAGTTAATGATGAACAATTATTACGTTTAGCTAAACAGCATCCGGTTAAGTTTCCGCGCGAAGGTGCCATCGTGTTCCATCGCCGTAAAACTTTAAAAGCGCACTCTAACGGCATGGAATTAATTGCCTACGATAGCGCCAACAATATCGTAATGCGGGATATCTACTTTTCAATTGGCGGCGGCTTTATCGTTAAAGAAGAAGAATTTGCCAAAGAAAAAGAAGCAGCTACTCAATTTGCTACTAGTAACCCGCCACCATTCCCTTTTGAATCTGGAGCCGAAATACTGGCGCTATGTAAAGAGCACGGCTTATCTGTATCGGGTTTAATGCTAGAAAATGAAAAAGTGTTGCGCACACCGGCAGAAATTACCGATCAGTTAAATAATATTTGGCTGACCATGCGCGCCTGTATTGATCGCGGAATTAAAACCGAAGGTATTTTACCTGGCGGGCTTAAAGTAAAACGTCGGGCACCGGCATTATATAAACGCTTAATCGCCGAAAAAAGTAACGACCCACTACAAGTCATGGACTGGGTTAACTTATATGCACTGGCGGTTAATGAAGAAAACGCTGCTGGTGGCCGTGTTGTAACTGCCCCCACCAATGGTGCTGCTGGCATTATTCCTGCCGTACTAATGTATTACGATAGATTTATCCAGCCGGTAACGCCCGATATTGCCGTACAATATTTATTAACGGCTGCCGCTATTGGTATTTTATATAAGAAAAATGCCTCTATTTCTGGTGCCGAAGTCGGTTGCCAAGGCGAAGTGGGTGTAGCTTGCTCAATGGCCGCAGGCGCCCTTACTGAAATTCAAGGCGGTACTCCACTCCACGTTGAAAATGCGGCAGAAATTGGTATGGAGCATAACTTAGGCTTAACGTGTGACCCCGTTGGCGGCTTAGTTCAAGTTCCTTGTATTGAGCGCAATGCCATGGGCTCGATAAAAGCGATTAACGCCTCTCGCTTAGCACTTCGTGGCACGGGTGAGCAAAAGGTCTCGTTGGACAAAGTGATTAAAACCATGTGGGATACCGGTAAAGATATGCAAACTAAGTATAAAGAAACCTCTCGTGGTGGTTTAGCGGTTAATATTATCGAATGTTAG
- a CDS encoding CoA pyrophosphatase has translation MQANEFRQRFMLHQAAHAERRAVTDIHQAAVLVPVINYGNELKLLFTQRALHLRHHPGQVSFPGGRIELNETTADAALREAHEEIGLLSSHVDLLGTLPLQPTSTGFTIVPWVALVTPQARWQLEPNEVADIFEVPLTHFLQQQNRHQFSLPLAGKTRLLHAMPYRGRFIWGATAAIMHQLCTQLL, from the coding sequence ATGCAAGCAAATGAATTTCGGCAACGTTTTATGTTACATCAAGCTGCACATGCTGAACGGCGTGCTGTGACTGATATTCATCAAGCTGCCGTTTTAGTGCCGGTTATTAACTATGGCAACGAATTAAAATTACTCTTCACTCAACGCGCATTGCATTTAAGACATCACCCTGGCCAAGTCAGCTTTCCTGGCGGTCGTATTGAGCTAAACGAAACCACCGCAGATGCGGCCCTGCGCGAAGCGCATGAAGAAATTGGATTGCTTAGTAGCCATGTTGATTTACTTGGCACCCTGCCGCTGCAACCCACCAGCACCGGTTTTACCATAGTGCCTTGGGTCGCGCTAGTTACACCGCAAGCTCGTTGGCAACTTGAACCTAATGAAGTCGCCGATATTTTTGAAGTCCCCTTAACCCACTTTTTACAGCAACAAAATCGGCATCAGTTTAGCTTACCGCTAGCGGGCAAAACTAGACTGCTACATGCTATGCCTTATCGCGGCAGATTTATCTGGGGAGCCACCGCCGCTATTATGCACCAGCTATGTACCCAGTTGCTTTAG
- a CDS encoding M20 aminoacylase family protein, with product MTIEQQVIDWRKHIHKHPEFGFEEVDTAKMVAEKLEEFGLEVHRNIGKTGVVGILKCGESARSIGLRADMDALQITEQNTFDHVSVNKGLMHACGHDGHTAMLLGAAHELARTRNFDGTAYFIFQPCEEHGLGAKAMIDDGLFTRWQIDAIYGMHNLPGIPAGQFATRPGSLMASESSFEIDIIASGGHAAMPHTGTDPIVVGAQIVTAMQTIVSRNLSAIHETAVISITEFSTNGTVNVIPSRVKIKGDTRSFTDAALAKIDAAIERVVAGQCMSAGVEYKYHFNNSFLSTINAAKETQAAVEAAAKVVGAENVNGSCQPFTISEDFSFMLREVDGCYILVGNGEGECGGTALHNPLYDFNDNISMLGVRYWQALVEQELSL from the coding sequence ATGACTATAGAACAACAAGTTATTGATTGGCGTAAGCACATTCACAAACACCCAGAATTTGGTTTCGAAGAAGTAGACACCGCAAAAATGGTGGCAGAGAAACTGGAGGAATTTGGTTTAGAAGTGCACCGTAATATAGGTAAGACCGGTGTAGTGGGCATTTTAAAATGTGGCGAAAGTGCCCGCTCTATTGGCCTTAGAGCCGATATGGATGCCTTACAAATTACCGAGCAAAATACCTTTGACCATGTATCAGTCAATAAGGGCCTAATGCACGCTTGTGGTCACGATGGTCACACCGCTATGTTACTGGGTGCTGCCCATGAACTGGCACGAACCCGTAACTTTGACGGTACCGCCTACTTTATCTTTCAGCCTTGTGAAGAGCATGGCCTTGGCGCTAAGGCCATGATTGACGATGGTCTCTTTACCCGTTGGCAGATTGATGCCATCTATGGCATGCATAATTTACCTGGCATCCCCGCCGGTCAGTTTGCCACTCGCCCAGGCTCACTTATGGCCAGCGAAAGTAGTTTTGAAATTGATATTATTGCTAGTGGTGGTCATGCGGCCATGCCACATACAGGTACTGATCCTATCGTGGTGGGTGCCCAAATTGTTACCGCCATGCAAACCATCGTTTCACGTAACTTAAGTGCTATCCATGAAACGGCAGTGATCTCTATTACGGAATTTAGCACTAACGGTACCGTTAATGTGATCCCTTCTCGAGTGAAAATTAAAGGCGATACCCGCAGCTTTACCGATGCCGCCTTAGCCAAAATTGATGCCGCAATCGAGCGCGTCGTCGCCGGACAATGCATGTCAGCTGGCGTTGAATACAAGTACCACTTTAATAATAGCTTCTTATCCACTATCAATGCTGCCAAGGAAACCCAAGCTGCTGTCGAAGCTGCGGCTAAAGTCGTTGGTGCAGAAAATGTCAATGGCAGTTGTCAGCCCTTCACTATCAGCGAAGATTTTTCTTTTATGCTGCGCGAAGTAGATGGCTGCTACATTCTGGTGGGCAATGGTGAGGGTGAATGTGGCGGTACCGCTTTGCACAATCCACTTTATGACTTCAATGACAATATCTCAATGCTAGGTGTACGTTACTGGCAAGCTTTGGTTGAGCAAGAATTGAGTCTGTAA
- the atcA gene encoding cold adaptation protein AtcA — MSKKLNIPRLETLKTEALENIHSYDDPESPTALAQFTAKMKAILLQDPSMLADLPEYLPIALYGQIKFPPAAIKQWQQWLTTATLPSWDQFKTSVAFNNADLPLIKAIRDYSETVLIEACAVVFMISHDNSPASSTDSDQYGDDDRDNDDDRNNDYADDADKFADDGDNDEDGYDDQFDDIRFNGENS; from the coding sequence ATGTCAAAAAAATTAAACATACCGCGTCTTGAGACCTTAAAAACGGAAGCGCTAGAGAACATTCATTCTTACGATGATCCTGAATCACCGACGGCGTTGGCGCAATTTACAGCAAAAATGAAAGCTATTTTGTTGCAAGACCCTTCTATGCTGGCCGACTTACCAGAATATTTACCTATTGCTTTGTATGGTCAAATTAAGTTTCCACCCGCGGCAATAAAACAATGGCAACAATGGTTAACCACTGCCACTTTGCCAAGTTGGGATCAATTTAAAACCAGTGTTGCGTTTAACAATGCTGATTTACCATTAATTAAAGCGATTAGAGATTATTCTGAGACGGTATTAATCGAAGCTTGTGCCGTGGTATTTATGATTAGCCATGACAACAGCCCAGCAAGCAGCACTGATTCAGACCAGTACGGCGATGATGACCGTGACAATGATGACGACCGTAATAATGACTATGCAGACGATGCTGATAAGTTCGCTGATGATGGCGATAACGATGAAGACGGCTATGACGATCAATTTGATGATATCCGCTTTAACGGAGAAAATTCTTAA
- the pabB gene encoding aminodeoxychorismate synthase component I codes for MQQHLIQDKLPKNLLDYFSHFANQPWSMLLDSAASQHVNSRYDILVAEPIATLQAASGLTTLVDAQGQQQTSSNPFALLQQGLNRYFPNKVVTDLPFIGGALGYFGYDLGRYIEKLPTLAEHDIDLPDMAIGFYTWALILDKQQQQLWYVDYHGNAEAEWLKLKQKLLTPPNASVPFSLTSDWQSNMDKASYQQRFEQIQQYLLSGDCYQINLAQRFNAHYQGDEWQAYVKLRDSNAAPFSAFLRLEQGCVLSVSPERLLQLHDKQVETKPIKGTRPRGFCIMTDEIEANNLRNSAKDRAENVMIVDLLRNDLGKVCTPGSVAVPSLFAIESFPAVHHLVSTITGTLANNYTACDLLHAAFPGGSITGAPKVRAMEIIEQLEPHRRSVYCGSIGYINANGDMDTNITIRTLACNQQQIYCWAGGGIVADSNVDSEFQETLDKVNKILPTLLPNK; via the coding sequence ATGCAGCAGCATCTAATTCAAGACAAATTACCTAAAAACTTACTCGATTACTTTAGCCATTTTGCTAACCAACCGTGGTCTATGCTTTTAGACTCGGCCGCCTCGCAACATGTTAATAGCCGTTACGATATTCTAGTGGCAGAGCCAATAGCGACCTTGCAAGCGGCTAGTGGCCTAACAACGTTAGTTGATGCTCAAGGCCAGCAGCAAACAAGTAGCAATCCCTTTGCACTATTGCAGCAGGGACTAAACCGCTATTTTCCCAACAAAGTAGTCACTGATCTGCCTTTCATTGGCGGTGCTTTGGGTTACTTTGGTTATGATTTAGGTCGTTATATTGAAAAACTACCCACATTAGCCGAGCATGATATCGACTTACCGGATATGGCGATTGGCTTTTATACATGGGCGTTAATATTAGATAAACAGCAACAGCAGCTGTGGTATGTCGATTATCATGGTAATGCCGAAGCTGAATGGCTAAAGCTTAAGCAAAAATTGCTAACGCCACCTAATGCCAGCGTGCCTTTTAGTTTGACCAGTGACTGGCAATCTAATATGGATAAAGCCAGTTATCAGCAACGTTTTGAGCAAATTCAACAATATTTACTTAGCGGTGATTGCTATCAAATAAACTTAGCCCAACGTTTTAACGCCCACTATCAGGGTGATGAATGGCAAGCTTATGTTAAGCTACGTGACTCCAATGCGGCTCCCTTCTCGGCGTTTTTGCGCTTAGAGCAAGGTTGTGTATTAAGTGTTTCGCCCGAGCGCTTGTTACAGCTGCACGATAAACAGGTTGAAACTAAACCTATTAAAGGCACTCGGCCACGTGGCTTTTGCATTATGACCGATGAGATTGAAGCCAATAACTTACGCAACTCAGCTAAAGATCGGGCTGAAAATGTGATGATAGTCGATTTGCTACGTAATGATTTAGGTAAAGTTTGTACTCCTGGTAGCGTGGCGGTACCTAGCTTATTTGCCATAGAAAGCTTTCCAGCGGTGCATCACTTAGTGAGTACCATTACCGGTACCTTAGCCAACAATTATACTGCCTGCGACTTATTGCATGCTGCTTTTCCGGGCGGGTCAATTACGGGTGCACCTAAAGTGCGGGCCATGGAAATTATCGAGCAACTCGAACCGCATCGACGGTCAGTCTATTGTGGTAGTATTGGCTATATTAACGCTAATGGTGATATGGACACGAATATCACTATTCGCACCCTAGCCTGCAACCAGCAACAGATTTATTGTTGGGCTGGCGGTGGCATTGTCGCCGACTCAAATGTCGACAGTGAATTTCAAGAAACCCTAGATAAGGTCAATAAAATTTTACCTACACTGCTACCAAATAAATAA
- the atcB gene encoding cold adaptation protein AtcB — protein sequence MTNLIEVAAAEIKQLAVIEPKQASKKFELIANTMSDQQLVEVIENIDIVTLTQINSQHDLSFPSIISELMSPEKIRDIVCQQPLYWEEQIKSNAEELQQHTFDFLTYLIRNQDSEEKQAEILHCIADDPAGLFYLSIPFIELYRGEQLHDDDVYNDNQHDVEEDLEEASRFTERHRNEDVHNISFDDPRSLLALIRYLTPSVESAIKALIRNENSGWEGIINKFATELVMQAKENNKATDEYAEVDDMFSFLD from the coding sequence ATGACCAATTTAATTGAAGTTGCTGCAGCAGAAATAAAGCAACTAGCGGTAATTGAACCTAAACAAGCTAGCAAAAAATTCGAACTCATCGCTAATACCATGTCAGATCAACAGCTAGTTGAAGTAATTGAAAATATAGATATTGTTACGTTAACGCAAATCAATAGCCAACATGATTTATCTTTTCCTTCGATTATTTCAGAGTTAATGTCGCCAGAAAAAATTCGCGATATCGTTTGTCAGCAACCGTTATATTGGGAAGAGCAAATTAAAAGTAATGCTGAAGAGTTACAACAACATACTTTTGATTTTTTAACCTACTTAATTCGTAATCAAGACAGCGAAGAAAAGCAGGCGGAAATACTGCATTGCATCGCTGATGACCCAGCTGGACTGTTTTATTTATCTATACCGTTTATTGAATTGTATCGCGGTGAGCAATTGCACGACGATGATGTTTATAATGATAATCAGCATGACGTCGAAGAAGATTTAGAAGAAGCGAGTCGTTTTACCGAACGTCATCGTAATGAAGACGTCCATAACATTAGCTTTGATGATCCGCGCAGCCTACTGGCGTTAATTCGTTATTTAACCCCAAGTGTTGAATCGGCCATTAAAGCACTTATCCGTAACGAAAACTCCGGTTGGGAAGGTATTATCAATAAGTTTGCTACCGAATTAGTGATGCAAGCAAAAGAAAATAATAAAGCCACTGACGAGTACGCCGAAGTCGACGATATGTTTAGCTTTTTAGATTAA